The Acanthopagrus latus isolate v.2019 chromosome 20, fAcaLat1.1, whole genome shotgun sequence genomic sequence ttgtaGCAGTTTGCAGTTACTGTTGTGACAAGATGCCCCCTGTTTGTTCCAGATAAGAATATGAGAGGGGCTAATTCTGACATGCACCTTAAATAAACTGTATGATGCTGGTATAGAACAGAACCAGGGTAACTGTTCccacctgtttcctgtctttgtgctaagctaaccgcCTGCTGgctttagcttcatatttagcgtGCTAACATGAGAGTGGACTTGATCATCTAATCTAACTCTCAACAAGAAGTCTAATAAGCGTACTTCCTAAAATGTCAAGCTATTCCTTTAAAGTGTGTGTTAACCTCCAGAGGCGCTGAGTTTGGCCCTCAGAGCCTGGTCGGCTCTCCGGCTAAGCCCTCCATTTACAGCAAAACCCTGCTGCCTCACTCTTCTGCTAATGAGGGCTGGAGGGATGTTTCAGGCCTTtagcttctgtctctctctctctctctctctctttctctctctctctctctattcccCTCCTACACTGCAGTCAGGCATGCAGTGTTAAATATCTCTTGTCTTATTTTATCCTTCCAGCCTGCCATCAATTTCAAGCTGTTCTCCTCTCATTTACAATGTGCCACACCATCCATGATATCAGGATGCACACTGGCTGCCAAATGTACACTTTTACTCATCGCACTCGGCGCAAAGAGGAGCGGATGAATCCCTCACATGTGCCAACACTTCCTCCATGGAAACACACTGCTTCCTCCAAGCACATTTATGCATCGTTTGACTCAATTTCATGTACCATAAAACTGTAATAATAGCAGAATCAGTTatgctgctttctctctctctctctctctctctctctctctctctctctctctctctctctctctctatctatctatctatctatctatctatctatctctctttCTTACTTTTGTCAGCACTAATGGCATCATGTTACCACATCTGAACTGCATCATGTTTTCATCCTGACATGAAGCTGCTGATTGTCTCCCAGAAGAGGCTGGGTGGACTTCTCCTGCACTGATCATCCCTGAGGTAGACTTGTCTGCGGGAACATGTGTGAGAACGCAGCACTCCACTGCTCTCTATAGGCCCGTTCACAACAATGCATCGCTTTAATCCTCCAGGATTaatttctgtgtctgtgcaactcaattgtgaaacatttttaattttctttgtatAGTCTGCTATTTGCTGTGACACACTTGATGTCACTTCAGATGTAAAATTGGATTGTTTTCAAGTGATCAAGGGACCTTTTTTGACAAAACATCACTGATGCTGTGACAGTTCGTTTtatgttgcttttcattttgttaaaaagATCAAATGAGCTCCTCTAGACAGAGAAACTGTTTTCAGCTGATGAACGACGGTTAAATCAATCGAAAAACTGAGTATGAATGCATTTCAAGGTAACACTAGAATTCTCCTCTCTTCACTGCAAAGACCTCACCCAACCCCTGAGGTAAaatctcatttttcttttcatgggcTTTCTCCAGCTTTGTCCTCGCTTCTATCAAGTTGTCAGTTTCTGTTCAAGGCACCTATAAACCTCCCCAGGGGCACTACAGCGCTCAGGCGAGGCAGCGTGGGCCTGAAGTTGTCTCTCCTGCTACCTTCAGGGTCACCTTTGATGTTGGCTTAAGaatgtctctctctgccactgtACAATATATCTCCTAAACCAGCACACCTGCAGTTTGTGAGAAATGTAACTGTGAGATAATATGGACAAAAGTTTGTGGACACTCAAAATTGAAACCTCAATGAGACTGGTGGAGATTTCATTCCACGACCATTGCCACAAAACAGATACATTAACTCATCGCCGTGGTCCCTTCAAACAGTTGTGTtaaagttaatgttaatgttaatgtgttaagGTTTAGATAGTAATAGGTAATGGCTTAAAGTCTTAagtctttctttcatttgttttaaaacaaatacacatgccAGCCAGATAAAGAGATCTCATACAGCTTTTGTCCACAGAGggcaccagaatcaacaaaactaaaagttccttgtagtagctttaaataaaagtacCAGTCAACATTGTAAAGGTTCATTACAAGTAAAGTTCATTTTGGTCTCAACTACAGACCTGgatgaatcaaaacaaaatgcaggccaagtgtgtgaaatgtgaGGGAGCCACCCCCCTAATTTCACCCTCTTGCTGTATGTACCTTTGATCTGCATCAGTTGTTATGCGACTGCGCTCACGCAAGTCGGTCTGCAGACAGACATATGTCAAAAGGTGTCTTCGGGACCCCATGATGACATACTAGACTCACAAACAAGCCAACCAAGGTGGTCCATGGAGCTGGTGTAAATACTTTTATATGTCATGGAGCAGGAGTGTGAAGTAGCATAACTTCAAGTCGGCCATCGACTTTGACCATATAGTAATTACAATCTGCTATTTAAAACTTTCCATATTAGTCTTCTCTCACCTGTTGACAGTATTAATGAAGTTCATTATTGATGGAAGAGTCGTTGAAATATGACTTCTAATTAATATACTTTCTTAATTCCTGCAACAGTCCTTCACCCCTCATTTGTTCAAAATCAGGATATTAAAAGAAATTAGTTCTAACAGATTCGATCAGTGATGttaacacacccacacatacactcagaGTTTCCTGTGTCATTTGAAGGGTAACTTGAACTAAATTGTGGAATAGGACAGagtgaaaagaatgaaaaaacacaagctaTTGTCCAGATAATTCATGATAATGAGGTAAACTCACAGgtccatgtgttgtttttatgtaatGCAGCTCCACACAGAGTCAGCACCACACAGAGGATGAGTGACAGATGTAAACATCAAAGTGGATAAATTCAAGCCCGGAGTCTCAAAACTGTGATGACTCATGTTGATGTCTCTCTGTAAcaaaacctctgtgtgtgtgtgtgtgtgtgtgtgtgtgtgtgtgtgtgtgtgtgtgtgtgtgtggtgtgtgtgtgtgcgtgcgtctgtgtgtgtgtgtgtgtgtgtgtgtgtgtgtgtgtgtgtgtgtagtgtagtgtgttGGGGTTGGGGATGGTGGTGGGCTCAGCATCGTCCTGGACCTCTGCTGTCGTTCATGAGCTCAGGCCTATTCTAGTTCCCTCAGCCTCCTCTCTTACGGCTGAAAAATGTGGGCTGACACAACAGAGTTCCACAAAGCCCAGCTGGCAGGCTTTGTTATGCAAGCATATTACAGCTTTGTTCCTGTCGGTGCAATAGAGAAATAATCCACccaaaaacatgttaatactGTCACTGACACAGCTATCGGTACCATACCCTTCATTTATGCGCCggttttattgtttgattgtGCACCGCTCATTGCTGCAGTTGACTGAAATTGGCTTAATGTTTGACTGGAGCTTTTAGGAGGTCTGGTACTGATATCATTACCCTGACGCATCAACAATACAGCTATGTGAAAGCTCAAAATGAATATAATGATATGCTattaaaaactttaaatgtaatgtttggtGCCAAAACGTGACGGTCGTATTGTTTTCTGAAGGATTGCCTTGTTGAGCAGAAATTTTCTAAAACAGAACTGAGACACATGTTGAATTCTCAGAGGCTCTGCATCCCGAATacccactctgctctgattggtcagcccacacatgcctgagccagaaCCAGAGCCCCTCATGGTGTCTGTGGTTGTGTCGCGCTCTCAGCTTCCAGGCTTTCAGGCGGAACTACTGAGGAGGCTTTTCAGGAACAGCGTTTTCagtgtgggagaaaggagcttccATTAGCGCAGACTTTGGGATTTTTAACCTTTCAagactttttacatttacagaaaaagtGCAACATGTCTCTTTTAAAACCAAAGCAAATACAAACAATATCATGATTTtagaacaaaaagaaagctcTAACTTTCAAACTGCCATGAGCCTCATTTGTGAAAAGGAGATATTTACAGAGAAACCTAACGAGAAAAAGATTAAAAGCCCATCTGCTTCGtttgtacatttaatttaacagttCATGTGGAAGAAATAACAGATTTAGCAGTTTGTTACCTGTGACCGTCCTCCaggccactaggtggcgcccTTAAAATCAAACGTCACTCCCAGTCacgtctttgtttgtttttagtgtcACGTGACCGGACGTGCAGATTCAAAACATTGAATAACACTGTGAGCAGCACACAACGGGCTGCCTCACAATGATATACGTCTCTTTTAGCTAACCTCTGTCTCTCGGAGTGACAGAAACTTTGAATTTTCCGCGTCTCTGTGGCTCCGACATGGCGGGCCCGCTGCTGGAGTTCGAGACCGAGATGTTTCTCGGTCTGTTCGGCTGTGACGGGCTGCTGGTGGTGGCGGAGGGGATGGGGCTCGACCGCATCCTGCTGCAGTTCATGCGGGTGTACTCGGAGGAGGGGAGCCTGGTCCTCCTGCTCAACACGACCACAGCTGAACAGGTGAGGAGCGCGAAGGTGGACGCTGCCTCACAAGTTTCCTGTGGACGCTTCAGCTCACCCGAAGCTAATTAGCTAGTATGCTAAGGCTAACGGGGGCGTTTTGGCTTCTTATTGATAAAACCtcttttttcagacattttgactcgTCGAGGCAGAGAAAGCACAGGTGCGCTTAACAACATgaaaggagcactatgtagaTTAGTAGAAGAAAGTCAAACTCACCATTTTAGCATTTACAAAATTAACGAGGTAGAAATTCATAAcgtaaacaagctgttctcagcgGTCAAGAAGGTCCCCAGACCACAGGTTgaagatagaaaggtggcagggtccgccacgagtaaacaaagcaaaacagcatgAACCTGTATAGTCTGTATAGCATCATACCTCACAATATGTCTAATATGGGCCACTCTCTCATGTCCAGTACTGAAGCAGGTTGAACAAAATGCTGTCTGTCTTGTCCTCCCTTCTCAGGAATATTTAACAGAGCAGCTGCGAATGGAGGGTGTGACCCACCTGCCCAGGACAGTGACCAGCGACATCCAGAGCACCGAACGCTATAATGTGTACACTGAGGGAGGGGTGCTGTTTGTCACCAGCAGAATCTTGGTGGTCGACTTCCTCACTGACCGCATCCCCGCTCATCTCATATCAGGTCAGACGACACTATTTTGTGTAGTGGTGTTTGTATTGTATCCTATTTATCATAAAAGGTTCTGAGTCTGAGTTACTTTGTGAGAAATATTTGTTCATATCAGTGTATTCACATCCTGTATTACAATATCAGTCGGCTGGTGTGCTTTTGCAGGTGAGGAAAGTTGTTGTAAACTacctttctcactttttttttgtatttaaagtttGTTCCCCAGTGACTGGGGAAATATTGTTGttccatttaaataaaaagaagaaagtaaTGGCAGTTATTAAGTAAGATAATCCATTATTTATCCCCAGAGGGAAAATTcaagtgctgcagcagcaacaaggataaataaagataaatctACATAAACATCAAATAAAGATGGGAGGTAACTACAGTTGTTATATTAAGAGTAAAGTGTCGATACTGGACAGTTCAAGATGTTCTGTGCAGTAAATGGCAAGTTGAAGTGACATGGGGTACGTAAGTAAGGGTTGTATCACACACCATGAcatctgtctctttaaaggAGGTATTTAGAAATATCTTTGAGAGCTGTCAGGACACGGAACTaatgatctgttgatctttacaaatgAAGGCTCAGTAGACGATCAATGTCAGAACTGAAAAGTTCAAATTGAAAAACTGAATCAATTTGTGACTTGAAAATGGAAAGTCAAAGAGAATCATGGATTTATAGAGTCAAGACACCTGTAATGAAGACAAGGGTGGCTCAGAACACTCCATCGGAGCACAGTGTCACTCTCAAACTGACAGTGCTAACAGAATGAATCAACCAGTATTTTAAATTGGGTAAGTTGGGAAACACAAAGACTTGTAGAATTGTTTCACTTGACCTAAGTCAAGAGGTTTTATATTCAAATCTACCTCTATATGAcatgttacaaaataaaagattggGTAAAATGCCTTTTAAAATAAGCATTTAATGATAGATATGAAGGTAAATCTGCCATAAAACAAAGCTACAAAAAGTTATAGTTATAGAGGTTAAAGCTGAAACATTTGCTCAGTCGGTTGTTGACTATTCAGTTATTTAAGTAATATTATCAGTTCAAATTTCTCTGATTCCTActtcttaaattaaaatattttctggtaTCATTACTCCTGTATGGCAGTAAACTGGATATCTTCAGTTGTAGAGAAatcaagacatttgaggaaaaTTTAAATGATGTAGTTTTAATAGATGGGTTTTGCATTGCATTACTTCttacaggtttttctttttttctggtcacTCAGTGTAGTCAGACAATATCTTCTGTACCACCCCCTCAGGCATCCTGGTGTATCGTGCTCATAAAATCATTGAGTCCTGTCAGGAGGCTTTCATCCTTCGTCTGTTCAGGCAGAAGAACAAGACAGGCTTCATTAAAGCCTTCACCGACAAggccacctccttctcctctggcTTCTGCCAGGTGGAGCGCGTGATGAGGAACCTCTTTGTCAAGAAGCTCTACCTCTGGCCCAGGTATGAAGGAACTTATTAGACATTTTTCATGGCTGACATTTAGACATGTCTAATTGATAAGGCTGTATTCTTCCCAACAGGTTTCAAGCATCGGTGAACACAGCACTGGACAGGCACAAGCCGGATGTGGTGGAGCTCCATGTCTCATTGACACCAGCTATGAGGACCATTCAGAGCTCCATCCTGGATATAATGAGTGCCTGCCTGAAGGAGCTCAAACGCTACAATCCCAGCCTGGAGGCAGAGGACCTCTCCCTGGAGAACACACTAGGAAACTCTTTTGACAAGGTACAAAGATAAACAGGCTCCAAATGGTGCATTGTTGATAACCTGTATTTGAGTTTAATGTTTAAGACTGTGCTTATCCTTACATCCATTCAGACCATCCGTCACTATCTAGACCCCTTGTGGCACCAGCTTGGAGCAAAGACCAAAGCCCTGGTCCAGGACCTGAAAGTCCTGAGGGTTCTCCTGCTCTACCTCACCCAGTACGACTGCGTGACCTTCCTCAATCTGCTCGAATCACTGCGCTCCAGCCAAAAGATCTTTGGATCCAACTCAGGTAAATTAGACGTGCAAAACTGCTCTGATTACTTGCGTGGAAGTACTATAAAATTGCACCGTAATTTTTGTGATTAATCACCTTTGTCTTTAATTAAGTGTGCATGTTATTGTAACCATCAGGGTGGTTGTTCCTGGACTCCAGCACCTCTATGTTTATAAATGCCAGGAACAGAGTGTATCACATCCCTGAGAACAAGAAGAAACTCAAAGTgggagcagaggcagagaaacagaagtcATCCTCTGCTTCAGGTAACCAACCCATAAACAGCTTTCTGACAACGTGTTCTTCAAAGCAGATATCAGCAACGTTTATCTGCTTGTatatgttttgatgttgtttgaATTACTAATactgtgtgcttgtgcgtgttTTAGACATGAAGCGTGAACTTGTGTTGGAGAAGAGCCCAAAGTGGGAGGCTCTGACTGAGGTACTGCAGGAGATTGAGAGGGAGAACAAGAGCTCTCAACACGAACCAGGTCAGAGCTCAGTTCTGTTAAAATGTTATAAAGGTTCGTCATGTCAACAGTGTGTGTCATCTCTATTCAGTGGATTTGCATATTTTGTACTATATTACCAGAATGTCATGGAAACTAGCTTTTCGtttcatggttttgttttcagagaaatTACCTTGATCTTTTGCAGGCTTTTGCCCAGTGTGTAGCTCTAACACTGGAGAAGCATATAAGCACATGGAATCTTCAAATTTAATTACAATTTAAATTTAGAACCAGCAGAGACACCAGTATAAGTACAGCTGACATTTCACAGAGTCATCCTACGGGTGGGCTGGTTTGTTCAGGTTCCTCGTACTACTGCTCCGTAGACTCCATCATACACACGACGCAGGCATACCATACTTGCCGAGAATACTGTGAAGGCAAACTAGCCTCCTTGATTTTGTAGAGTACAGAACATGGAATAAGATTTTCTCCTGCTGGACGTTCTGACTTGTGATCTTGGTGTGCCTGTAAGACCAGTGATTGTAAGTCAGGAATACTTATATCCCAAAGGGTACTTCTGCAAAGATTGTGAAATTAGCTTAAAGTAATGGATAGACTGTTCAAAAAGCTCAAATTGACAGATACACTCACGTGATCTCCACGTACTGATTTACTAATTGTGAGACTACTAGCACCAATTGGCTGATCCTCTCTTGAATTAGGTCAATCACTTTTAAGGGGCTGAATACTTATGCAgtcacatattttacattacatatgTTTAATAAATTGATGTTATGTTGTagaattctgttttttgttttctatattGTTTGTGTATTGACTATGGTCCtgtttataaaagcaataaaaggggGAAACATCCAAGGAGGTGAATACGTTTTACAGGCACTGTGGCTATAACAGGATGTACTCACATGTCTAACTGTGGTGTCATGTCAACCGTAGGTCATGTGCTGATCTGTGCCAGTGATGACAGGACTTGTGCCCAGCTGCAGCAGTATATCAAGCACGGCTCTGACCCGCTGCTAAACCGACTGTATGCCCGAACAATTGGTAAACGGGACTCTGCTGCAGCCGCTGCCTTCGAGCTCGACTCTCACAAAAAGGGCAAAGGCTGGACTGCAAAAGAAGCCAAGGGGAAGGAGCCcgcacagaaacaaaacagaaaacccacaaaaactaaaaaacgTCCTTCTCTGACTCTCACCCAGATGATGGGGAAAGAGGAGACGAACGAAGCAGTGGCAATGGGCAGCAGTGGAGATGAGGATGAACTGATGGAGGACGACGAAGGGGAGGAAGAACAGCTGAAGCTGGATTTGTCATCAGATGCCTACTACGGTGTCCTAAAGGAGCCACTGACTGTCATCCACCCACTGAAAGGTCTCACTGACCCGCACAGCTTGACGCGGGTGCTGCATGAGGTCGAGCCCAGTTTTGTGGTGCTGTACGATGCTGAACTTAGTTTCGTCCGCCAGCTGGAGATCTACAAAGCTTGCCGGCCCGGAAAGCCTCTCAGGGTGTATTTCCTCATCTATGGAGGCTCGACAGAAGAGCAGAAGTACCTGACTGCACTGTCCAAGGAGAAGAGAGCTTTTGAGCACCTGATCAGGTcagaactttgttttcattgttgtatTCTCTAGCAGCTCTGGAAAATCTGTGGAAGTGTGCTTTGTTACTCATTAgtgcttgtatgtgtgtttctctccagGGAAAAGGCTACTATGGTCATcccagaggagagggaggggcgAGCAGACACCAACTTGGACCTTGCAAGAAATTTGGAGCCTGCCAATGCCACCACTAACACTCGCAAAGCAGGCATGT encodes the following:
- the ercc4 gene encoding DNA repair endonuclease XPF, giving the protein MAGPLLEFETEMFLGLFGCDGLLVVAEGMGLDRILLQFMRVYSEEGSLVLLLNTTTAEQEYLTEQLRMEGVTHLPRTVTSDIQSTERYNVYTEGGVLFVTSRILVVDFLTDRIPAHLISGILVYRAHKIIESCQEAFILRLFRQKNKTGFIKAFTDKATSFSSGFCQVERVMRNLFVKKLYLWPRFQASVNTALDRHKPDVVELHVSLTPAMRTIQSSILDIMSACLKELKRYNPSLEAEDLSLENTLGNSFDKTIRHYLDPLWHQLGAKTKALVQDLKVLRVLLLYLTQYDCVTFLNLLESLRSSQKIFGSNSGWLFLDSSTSMFINARNRVYHIPENKKKLKVGAEAEKQKSSSASDMKRELVLEKSPKWEALTEVLQEIERENKSSQHEPGHVLICASDDRTCAQLQQYIKHGSDPLLNRLYARTIGKRDSAAAAAFELDSHKKGKGWTAKEAKGKEPAQKQNRKPTKTKKRPSLTLTQMMGKEETNEAVAMGSSGDEDELMEDDEGEEEQLKLDLSSDAYYGVLKEPLTVIHPLKGLTDPHSLTRVLHEVEPSFVVLYDAELSFVRQLEIYKACRPGKPLRVYFLIYGGSTEEQKYLTALSKEKRAFEHLIREKATMVIPEEREGRADTNLDLARNLEPANATTNTRKAGGQEQPKEPSRVIVDMREFRSELPSLLHRRGLDIDPVTLEVGDYILTPDTCVERKSVSDLIGSLQSGRLYTQCLSMTRYYKKPVLLIEFDPAKPFSLMARSDFRHEISTNDISSKLTLLTLHFPRLRILWCPSPHATADLFLDLKQGRSEPDAAAAQAVTAESDTVAESADLYNPGPYDFLLKMPGVNTKNYRAIIKNADSLADLAKLSQDKLAEILGNVTNAKSLYAFLHNVADVPAPVQKTKQKT